Part of the Paenibacillus aurantius genome, CCTCTCCCAGAAGCGGATCCGGCTGCGGTTAACCGGCGTTTCCTCGGCCTCCACCTCGATAACGAGAAGACTGTACCCTTGTTTGCCCGCCCATCCGGCCAGGAGGCGGGCAAATTCCATTCCCGCCCCTTGGCCGCGGAGGTCTTCCCGGACGGCCAAATAGTCCACCACGAGGACGGTTGGATCCTGCGTCCGTCCGCTGAAGGCCATGGCGGCAGGCGTTCCCTCCCGGTATCCCGCATGCAAATAGCCCAACCCTTCCCTCAGAACGCCGCGCAGAATGCTGTCCTTCTTGCGGCCGCCTGCTTCGAAGGACCGGTGGTAAATGGTTTCCACGTCGTTCCATAACGATTCGTCCCAGACCTTCGTCGTTCTCCACTCCATATCTGCCGCCCCCTTGTCCTTTATTCCAATAGCTTGTCCGCCCTATGCCGCTTCCGATACTGGTGGGGAGGAACCTTGTTAAGCTTCTTGAACACCCGCCCGAAGTGAGCAAGGTTGTCAAAGCCGACCGCTTCCGAAATTTCGATCACCTTAAGCGGCGTTTCAGCAAGAAGCTTCTGGGCTTCCTTGATGCGCATCGTATGCACGTATTCGATCAGCGTAAAGCCGGTTACCTTGCGGAACATCCGGCTCAGGTAATAAGGACTTACATAGAACTGGTCCGAAAGGTCCGACAGACGGATCGGTTCGTGGAATCTTGTGTTCAGGTGACGGACGACCTCTGTGATTTTGCGGTGAACGGGATTGTCGATTTCGACCGGTTCCTCGGGGCTTCCCGTCTCATCGGCAAGACGGCCCGCAAAGAGCAGCAGCTCGGCAAGCATAAGGCGGATGTACAAGTCATAGCCTTCCTTCTGAAGGGACAGCTCCCTGGAGAGCTTGGCCATGAGGGACTGAACGAAGCCCTGCTCGGCAAGCTTGAGCGGCAGGACGCGGGAAACGGAGTGAAAGGCCGAGAGAAGCAGCCGGGGAGGAGGAGAGCCTCCCTCCAGCATGCGGTCGCTGAAGTTGACGACGATGCGCTCGTGGCCGGGCACCTCAACATCCGAGGTTTTGTGAACCTCCTGCTTGTTGATGAAGACAAGGCTTCCCGGGGTGACAAGGTACGATCGGTCTTTGATGAAGTAGGCCCTATGGCCGGCTATCAGATAATAAATCTCATAGGTACTGTGAAAATGATTGTTTCTTCCGAACGGTTCCGTCCGGGTAACATGATCGAAGTGGAAATCTTCCTCTTCTTTGCCGTAACGGAGCCATACCTGCTCTTTCATAGGCTTCACCTGTCCTTGCCTTCATTGTAGCAAACCTGCAAGCGGTTCAACAGCAAAATATGCATACTTTAGGGCAAAATCGGCAATAAACGCGAAGATGATCGCTTTATTTTGTTGTATAAAGAAGTAGAGAGCCCCGGCGCTCTGACCGAAAGGTAAGAAATGGCCGGAGATTAATGACGACGGAGGGATCCATATGGATATTCAGACTGGACATAAAGAAAGCGCTTTATCGATACCGGGCCTCGGGCCCGAAGACCGCATCTATCCCCGCTCCTATAACGAGACCGGCGGCACCCGGCTTGTCATGGTGAAGAAAGATCACACCAAGTATTTGGTAGCAGCAGGCTCCGGCCCTTTATTCGAGGATCTGCAGGGGAACGTGAAGGAGGAGTTCAAGTGGTGCCCGCTCACGCATGAGAACCGGCTGGTGCTTAACCGCTACTTTGAGTATACGGCACCACAAGCGTTCGGTACCCAGATCGCCACCTTCGGGCTTGGCGACCGGCTGGGACTCGCATCCCCGGGTCATCTGGAGACGATCCGCGGCCGCGACGTGCGTCCGATTCTTGCCCAGCAGAGCATCCGGGAGCTGAATCTCACCGGCCGGGACTATAAGGAAGTGCTCGACGCCGCCTGCTTCGCCGCTTTTCAGGAAGGCTACAAGGACGGGTTCGGGGCGGACGGTGATCACCTGAAAGTCGAGCCCGATATCGAAATGGCTCTTCGTCTCGGCTTCACGATGTTGACGCTCGATTGTTCAGAGAAAATCGACAACACGGTGGAGAAGGCGTCGGCTGAAGAACGGGAAGAGAAGTATTCCCAACTGCCGGAGGAGCTGCGCCGTCATTATGAAGAGCGCTACCTCGACCAATCGTTCTCGATCGGAGATACGAGCATCCGCTTCGACCGCGATACCCTGATCCGCAATGTGCTGATCTATTCCGCCGCGATCGATTTCATGGAGACCATTTACAACACCTATATTCAGAAAGCGGAACGCCCGGTAGATTTTGAGATTTCCATCGACGAAACGGAAACCCCGACCGATCCGGCATCTCACTATCTGGTGGCCAAGGAGCTCTACTCCCGCGGTGTGGAGATTTTCAGCATGGCTCCCCGGTTCTGCGGTGAGTTCCAGAAGGGAATCGACTATATCGGCGATATTGGCCAGTTTGAACAGGAACTCGCCCTTCATGCCCGGATCGCGGACGATTTTGGCTATAAGCTCAGCATTCACTCCGGCAGTGATAAATTCAGCGTATTCCCGATCATCGCCAAGTATACGAAAGGCCGCTTCCACGTCAAGACGGCCGGTACCAACTGGCTGGAGGCCGTCCGCACGGTGGCCCAGGTGAATCCTTCTCTCTACCGGCGTATGCACGCGTTCGCCCTGGAGCATTTCCACGAGGCGGCGGCGTATTATCACGTGACGACGGATTTGTCCAAGATCGTTCCCCTGAACGAAGTATCGGATGAAGCGTTGGCGGATACCTACATGAACGAGGACAATGCCCGCCAGCTGCTGCACATTACGTACGGGCTGCTTCTTCAAGCGAAGGACGGGGAGGGGAAATTCCTCTTTAAGGACGAATTTTACCGCACGCTGAGCGAACATGAAGACGACTACAAGCGTTCGCTCATCGGCCATATCGGCAAGCATCTGGATTTGCTGGGCAAATAATAGAACAGGGAGGACCAACCATGCCGATTCAAACCAAGGAAGAGCTTCGCCAAGTCGTTCAGGAAACGGTAAACACCACCCCGATTTCGGATATCCATACCCATCTGTTCACAGAAGATTTCGGTTCGATTCTGCTGTGGGGCATCGACGAGCTTCTGACGTATCACTACCTGGTGGCGGAAACCTTCCGTTTCCACCCGGAGCTCTCCTACGATGCGTTCTGGGCTATGAGCAAAACGGAGCAGGCCGATCTCATCTGGCAGACGCTGTTCCTCGACCATACGCCTTACAGCGAAGCTTGCCGCGGGGTATTGACCGTGCTTAACCGCCTTGGGCTGGACGTGGAAAGCCGCGACCTGGCTTCTTACCGGGAGTATTTCAAGAAATTGACGACAGGGGAATACATCGACAAGGTGTTCGAGCTGAGCGGGGTCACCAACGTATGCATGACCAATGATCCGTTCGCCGACGCCGAGCGAGCCGTTTGGGAAAAGGGGACGGAGGCCGACCCGAGGTTCCATACCGCCCTTCGGATCGATCCGCTGCTTAACCAATGGGAAACGACCTGGGCCCGGCTGAAGGAGTGGGGCTATGAGGTGGAGCAGGAGCTGACGGAGACTACGCTGAAGAGCATCCGCTCTTTCCTGAAGGACTGGATTGAGCGCATGAATCCGCTCTATATGGCGGTTTCGCTGCCACCGACCTTCGCTTATCCGGAAGCTTCCGTCAGAGGACGGCTGATCGACGAATGCATCCTTCCGGTGGCCCGTGAGGCCGGAATTCCTTTTGCCATGATGATCGGGGTGCGCAAAAAAGTAAATCCCGCCCTTGGGGATGCAGGGGACAGCGTGGGCAAATCCGACGTAAGCGCCGTGGAGAACATCTGCGCGCAGAACCCGGACAACAAATTCCTGTGCACCATCCTCTCCCGGGACGACCAGCATGAGCTGACCGTGGCCGCGCGTAAATTCCGCAACCTTCATGTATTCGGATGCTGGTGGTTCCTGAACAACCCGAGCATCATCGAAGAAATGACGCGGATGCGCTTCGAGCTGCTTGGAGCAAGCGTCACTCCCCAGCATTCGGACTGCCGGGTGCTCGATCAGCTCCTCTACAAATGGGACCACTCCCGCATCATCATTGCGAAGGTGCTGTATGACAAATACAGCGACGTGATGGATACGGGCTGGAAGATCACCCGGGAGGAAATCGCGCGCGACTGCGCGGATCTGTTCGGGGGCTCGTTCTGGAAGTTCTTGGGCAAGCCTGATCCCAACGCCTCCTCCGGAGCCGAGAAGAAGTACGCCGGCAGCCGTTAACAAGTCGGATAAACGGGAGTCCAGGCTCCCTGGAACCTGGTTTTTGATCCGTCGATGAGGCGGGAAGGGGCTTGCCATAAGCGGAGGTACCTGTCCCGACTCTATCAAAAACGATCACAACTCCAACCAAAAAGCCCTCTTGAGCTCTTGCGAGCTTCAGGAGGGCTTTCTTACTTCTTTAGGAGAAGACGAACTCATTTGAGCCCGTTCCGGTCTTAATTCGTGAAGACATGATTGCCGATGGTCAGCTTGGCCGGTCTTGCTTTCATCCAGGAGGATGTGGCGATAGCCGGGTTATAGTAGAACAACGCACCGCCGGTCGGATCGTAGCCGTTAAGGGCCGTCCGGGCGGCTTCGTAGGCAGAGCTGTCCGGAGCGAGC contains:
- a CDS encoding glucuronate isomerase, which translates into the protein MPIQTKEELRQVVQETVNTTPISDIHTHLFTEDFGSILLWGIDELLTYHYLVAETFRFHPELSYDAFWAMSKTEQADLIWQTLFLDHTPYSEACRGVLTVLNRLGLDVESRDLASYREYFKKLTTGEYIDKVFELSGVTNVCMTNDPFADAERAVWEKGTEADPRFHTALRIDPLLNQWETTWARLKEWGYEVEQELTETTLKSIRSFLKDWIERMNPLYMAVSLPPTFAYPEASVRGRLIDECILPVAREAGIPFAMMIGVRKKVNPALGDAGDSVGKSDVSAVENICAQNPDNKFLCTILSRDDQHELTVAARKFRNLHVFGCWWFLNNPSIIEEMTRMRFELLGASVTPQHSDCRVLDQLLYKWDHSRIIIAKVLYDKYSDVMDTGWKITREEIARDCADLFGGSFWKFLGKPDPNASSGAEKKYAGSR
- a CDS encoding AraC family transcriptional regulator, with product MKEQVWLRYGKEEEDFHFDHVTRTEPFGRNNHFHSTYEIYYLIAGHRAYFIKDRSYLVTPGSLVFINKQEVHKTSDVEVPGHERIVVNFSDRMLEGGSPPPRLLLSAFHSVSRVLPLKLAEQGFVQSLMAKLSRELSLQKEGYDLYIRLMLAELLLFAGRLADETGSPEEPVEIDNPVHRKITEVVRHLNTRFHEPIRLSDLSDQFYVSPYYLSRMFRKVTGFTLIEYVHTMRIKEAQKLLAETPLKVIEISEAVGFDNLAHFGRVFKKLNKVPPHQYRKRHRADKLLE
- a CDS encoding tagaturonate epimerase family protein, whose translation is MDIQTGHKESALSIPGLGPEDRIYPRSYNETGGTRLVMVKKDHTKYLVAAGSGPLFEDLQGNVKEEFKWCPLTHENRLVLNRYFEYTAPQAFGTQIATFGLGDRLGLASPGHLETIRGRDVRPILAQQSIRELNLTGRDYKEVLDAACFAAFQEGYKDGFGADGDHLKVEPDIEMALRLGFTMLTLDCSEKIDNTVEKASAEEREEKYSQLPEELRRHYEERYLDQSFSIGDTSIRFDRDTLIRNVLIYSAAIDFMETIYNTYIQKAERPVDFEISIDETETPTDPASHYLVAKELYSRGVEIFSMAPRFCGEFQKGIDYIGDIGQFEQELALHARIADDFGYKLSIHSGSDKFSVFPIIAKYTKGRFHVKTAGTNWLEAVRTVAQVNPSLYRRMHAFALEHFHEAAAYYHVTTDLSKIVPLNEVSDEALADTYMNEDNARQLLHITYGLLLQAKDGEGKFLFKDEFYRTLSEHEDDYKRSLIGHIGKHLDLLGK
- a CDS encoding GNAT family N-acetyltransferase, with protein sequence MEWRTTKVWDESLWNDVETIYHRSFEAGGRKKDSILRGVLREGLGYLHAGYREGTPAAMAFSGRTQDPTVLVVDYLAVREDLRGQGAGMEFARLLAGWAGKQGYSLLVIEVEAEETPVNRSRIRFWERCGYRPTGYVHQYIWVPEPYRAMYLPLRPEADRPYEGEDLFRFINQFHRKAYRLR